A region of the Gallaecimonas mangrovi genome:
GTTCTTTCTCGGTCTTAAGCTCTTCCAGCTCCAGTTGCAATAAGCCAATAGTGTCTACGGCAGCTTGCACTTTAGCTTCTAACTTCTCCAACAATTCCAGCGACATGTTTTCCTCTAATCATTAATGGCGCACTACAGACCAATGACCTGCGCCCGGGTCGCTCGCTGCTAAAGGCAGCGCCACTATTCTACGCTAACGCCTTTAATAGGTCGTTAAGAGACAGCACCGTGACAACCAGAGTCTCAAACATCTTTAGCAATAAAAGCTGAATGGCCAAGCTGAGTGCTCAAGATAACAGCGCCTTGTTGCTAACGCACCCCATAACGCCCTCAACAATCACCGCAAAACGCCCCAATACACCGGCTAACAGTTAAGTAAGGCTTAATTTTCGGCAGGTAATTTTTACTGGGTTTTCTCGTCCGATCGGTAGCAGATCTCCCCGATTTTGCAAAAACATTGCAAAATCAAATAGATGACACGCGTCAAATTTTTGACTATAAACGCGTTCTTTTTGTGCTCTCCTATTGTTTTCAATAGTAAGTTAGCGCAAAAATAGGCATCTAAAATATGCCGGTAATAAAAGCCGCCTACTTTGGTTAGGTGAGATCGACATATTTAACATAAAAGGCGCCAGAAATACGTCAGCGTATGGCACCCTTGGTGTACAGCAGTATGAGGACAGAACCATGGAAAGCTATGACGACATCAACCGTTTTAAGGAGAAGACGGCCCAGTCACAACTGGACTACCAAACCTTTTCCAACAAGGATGTCCAATTCAGCTCTTCCTGGCCGCTATTAAACCAGCTGGCCGAACAACGTTCGTCTGCGGCACCGGCCCAGCACTATCAAGCTGCCAAAACCATGACCCTGCCAGAACCGGCTGCACCTAAAGCCGTGGTGCAAGCAGAGCAGCCTGCGCCTGCGAAAGACCCAGTAAAAGCCACGCCAAGCGCTCCCCCCCAACAAGAGCCTGCGGAAACCGAGCAACCCCAAAGCACGGCTTTACGCTCTTTACTTAAAAAGGTCAGTTTATGAACCTGGTATACCTGACGTCTCCAAAGGGTGGTGTAGGCAAGACAACCCTGACTGCCAATTTGGCCTTCGCACTGCAACGCTTGGGACATCAGGTAGTGGTGATGGATCTCGACAGCCAAAACAGCCTGCGTTTGCACCTGGGACTACCGGTTTCTGAACGTCGCGGCGTTGCCGCCCAAAGCCGCCTGGACGGCGACTGGCGCAACCAGGTGCTGGAAACACCAACCGGGGTTGGCCTGCTGCCCTACGGCAGTGCAAGCAGGGCCCAACAAGAAAGCTTTGATGCGCTGCTACGCCAAGACCCTGACTACCTTGCTCAGCGCCTAAATACCCTTCTAAATCAGCCAGGCTGCATTTTATTAGCCGACCTGCCATCCGGCCCCAGCGCGGCTTTAGAGGCGCTGAAACGCATTCCCGCCCTGTCGTTGGTGGTGATGATGGCCGACGGCTCTTCGGCCGCAACCCTGCCACTAATTGAAAGCGATAGTTTCTTAGGGCCAGAGGCGCGCAAAGGGGCTTTTTACATTGTCAATCAGGTGTATATCCGCAGCCGTTTGAATCGCGATGTCACCGAGTTTTTTGAACAACGTCTCGGCGCCTCAATGTTGGGCCGGGTTCATCGGGATGAGGCCGTTCCCGAAGCACAAGCCTCGCAACGCTCCATTTTCGACTACGCACCTTCGTCCGCAGTGATCCAAGACCTGGAAAACATTGCCCGCAGTATCAGCCGCATGTTGCCCGACGCCTTCGGTAACAACGCGATGAAATTCTCTCTTAAGTGACGGACCGAGATGAATAAGGACAAACGCACCCGACCCTGGTCGGTGGCCTACCACACTGTTGCCTTCATTATTTTGCTGGCCATAGTGCTGTTAATTGTAACCACGCCCTTAGATGTTGATAGCCAAGCACTTTTTGGCTTGGCAGGGGTGGTATTGATGTTGCTGGTATCGCGTTTTAAGTCACGCTGGGCGCGGTTGGTATTGGTGCTGATGAGCATTGTTATCTCCACCCGTTACCTGTACTGGCGGGCTACCGATACCTTGGTGTTTAACACCCCCATCGAAACCATTTTAGGGATTGGTTTGTTGCTGGCTGAGGTCTACACCTGGCTTATTCTGGTGCTGGGTTTCGTACAAACCGTTTGGCCCCTTGAGCGCAAAATCGTGCCCATGCCCAAAGACAGCAGCACCTGGCCAACGGTGGATGTGTACGTTCCGACCTACAACGAAAGCCTGGATATTGTTCAAGACACAGTACTGGCAGCTCTCAACCTCGATTACCCCAAAGATAAGCTCAAGGTTTACTTGCTCGATGACGGCAAGCGCCCCGAGTTTGGTGCCTTTGCTGCCGCTGCGGGCGTGGGTTACATCACCCGCAATGACAACGCACACGCCAAAGCGGGTAACCTCAATAACGCCATGAAGCAAACCCAAGGCGAGCTGATTTGTATTTTTGACTGTGACCACGTTGCTACCCGGATATTTTTGCAAGCAACCGTTGGTTCTTTTATTGCCAACGACAACCTGGCACTGCTGCAAACCCCGCACTATTTTTACTCGCCAGACCCATTCGACCGTAACCTTCGCACCTCGCTGGACCTGCCAGAAGAAGGTGAAATGTTTTATGGCCCGGTACAAAAGGGCAATGACTATTGGAATGCGTCGTTCTTCTGTGGCTCTTGCGCCGTTATTCGCCGTAAAGCCCTGGAGCAAACCAACGGCTTTGCTGTTGAAACCGTTACCGAAGACGCCCACACCGCGCTACGGCTGCAGCGAATGGGCTGGGACAGTGCCTTTATCGGCATCCCACTGGCGGCAGGCCTTGCCACCGAACGCCTAGCTTTACACATCGGTCAGCGGGCACGCTGGGCGCGCGGCATGTGCCAAATACTGCGTCTCGATAACCCCTTGTTTGGCAAGGGCCTGAAATGGCACCAGCGGCTTTGCTACCTTAATGCGGCGCTGCACTTTCAATTCCCGCTGCCCAGGGTCATTTTTCTAACCGCACCACTGGCTTATTTGCTGTTTGGCCTCAATATCATTGCCTCTTCGCCGCAGCTCATCTTGGCCTACGCCTTGCCGCACCTTATTCACTCGCTTTATACCAACTCGTTACTGCACGGCCGCCATCGCTATACCTTTTGGGGCGAAATTTACGAAACCGTGCTGGCCTTTGCGCTAGTACGCCCAGTGCTCACCACTTTGTGGAACCCGAAAAAAGGTAAATTCAACGTTACCGAAAAAGGCGGTCTGCTGCGCGATGGTTACTTTGATTACGACGCGGTGCGGCCACAGGTTTTCACCCTGGCGCTGCTGTTTGCGGGTGTCACATGGGGTTTGGTGCGTTTGTTCTGGAGCGATCTGTTTAGCATTCAGCCCAGTGTGTTAGTGCTAAACCTGTTTTGGGCCAGTTTCAGCGCCCTTATTTTGCTGGCCTCCATTGCGGTAGCGCGGGAAACCCGGCAGGTCCGTAATACCGTGCGGGTAGACATTAAACTGCCGGCGATTTTGCATCTATCTGACGGCCGCACCCTCAGCACTCAAACCTGCAACTTTTCCATGGGCGGCATGATGCTGGATAACCCCTTGGGTGAACCCTTGGCCGACGTGATGGTGGAAGACGTTGAAATTCGTTTTGACAACCAGACCTTGCTGTTCCCGGTAACCACCGTTGCCCTGGACGATGAATACTTCCGCTTTAAATTTAATAACTTACCTATTCGTCAGCGCCGTCAATTGGTGAATGTGGTCATGGGCCGTGCCGATGCTTGGGTAAGGTCTGAACCGCACCCCAAAGACAACCCACTGCGTTCGTTTTGGGCGGTGCTCAAAGCGGTAATGGGACTGTTCTCCAGTAACAGTACAAACCGGGGGTTAACCCGCTGGCGTAAGGGCCTGATGGGCAGTTGGAAGTTCCGTATTGCCCTGGTGGTGTTGGTCGCCTTTGGTATCACCATTGTCGCTAACCGGGCCTGGGCGGCAGATGCCAGTTACCAGCGCGACATCAGTTTTAAGGAAGCCGGCCAATTTGGGCCGATGGCGGTCAGTGGTAATGGCAACAGCTCAGGCATTCACTTTTCACTGCGCCAAGACGAAATGGCCAGCACCGCTGACCTGGATCTGTCATTGAGCTACCCCGATGCCAAGTTTGCCGACAAAACCCATTTAGAAGTTTTGCTCAATGGCCAGTTGCTGAAAAACATCCCTTTAGACCCTTTCAGCGCTGACGGTATGGAAACCCATATC
Encoded here:
- a CDS encoding cellulose biosynthesis protein BcsO, translating into MESYDDINRFKEKTAQSQLDYQTFSNKDVQFSSSWPLLNQLAEQRSSAAPAQHYQAAKTMTLPEPAAPKAVVQAEQPAPAKDPVKATPSAPPQQEPAETEQPQSTALRSLLKKVSL
- the bcsQ gene encoding cellulose biosynthesis protein BcsQ, with protein sequence MNLVYLTSPKGGVGKTTLTANLAFALQRLGHQVVVMDLDSQNSLRLHLGLPVSERRGVAAQSRLDGDWRNQVLETPTGVGLLPYGSASRAQQESFDALLRQDPDYLAQRLNTLLNQPGCILLADLPSGPSAALEALKRIPALSLVVMMADGSSAATLPLIESDSFLGPEARKGAFYIVNQVYIRSRLNRDVTEFFEQRLGASMLGRVHRDEAVPEAQASQRSIFDYAPSSAVIQDLENIARSISRMLPDAFGNNAMKFSLK